A genomic window from Punica granatum isolate Tunisia-2019 chromosome 2, ASM765513v2, whole genome shotgun sequence includes:
- the LOC116197642 gene encoding protein TIFY 10A-like isoform X1: protein MTSSSSQTVSGKVLPEKPSFSQTCSLLSQYLKEKGTFGDVSLGLNGNGVPEMFQPVAAPAATMNLFPVNEKPAVKSMDLFPNGKGDSCKRVDSSEATQKKLGTAPMTIFYGGQVIVFNDFPADKAKEVMMLASKASSSTGSNPHLAAFGGPNLAQNSMRPGGMFSQNSIHDRIHRPAEPIASADLPIARRASLHRFLEKRKDRVTARSPYAGATSEATPPKPSESKPWLGLAAQPTQ, encoded by the exons ATGACGTCTTCATCTTCCCAGACGGTTTCCGGCAAGGTCCTCCCCGAGAAGCCGAGCTTCTCCCAGACCTGCAGCCTTCTCAGCCAGTACTTGAAGGAGAAGGGCACTTTCGGGGACGTCAGCCTCGGCCTGAACGGAAACG GTGTACCTGAGATGTTCCAGCCCGTTGCGGCCCCCGCCGCTACGATGAATCTTTTCCCGGTGAATGAGAAGCCTGCCGTAAAGTCCATGGACTTGTTCCCGAACGGGAAGGGAGATTCGTGTAAGAGGGTTGATTCAAG TGAGGCCACTCAGAAGAAGCTGGGGACGGCCCCGATGACCATCTTTTACGGAGGCCAAGTGATCGTGTTCAACGATTTCCCAGCCGATAAGGCGAAAGAGGTCATGATGTTGGCAAGCAAGGCGAGCTCTTCCACAGGCTCAAACCCCCACCTGGCTGCTTTCGGCGGCCCGAACTTGGCCCAAAACTCGATGAGGCCTGGTGGCATGTTTTCTCAAAACTCGATCCATGACCGGATTCACCGCCCTGCTGAACCCATTGCTAGTG CAGATCTGCCCATTGCTCGGAGAGCCTCGCTTCACCGATTCCTGGAGAAACGAAAAGACAG GGTCACAGCAAGATCACCTTATGCAGGGGCCACCTCGGAGGCTACTCCGCCGAAGCCGTCCGAGAGCAAGCCGTGGCTCGGCTTAGCTGCTCAACCAACACAGTAG
- the LOC116197642 gene encoding protein TIFY 10b-like isoform X2 — MTSSSSQTVSGKVLPEKPSFSQTCSLLSQYLKEKGTFGDVSLGLNGNGVPEMFQPVAAPAATMNLFPVNEKPAVKSMDLFPNGKGDSCKRVDSSEATQKKLGTAPMTIFYGGQVIVFNDFPADKAKEVMMLASKASSSTGSNPHLAAFGGPNLAQNSMRPGGMFSQNSIHDRIHRPAEPIASDLPIARRASLHRFLEKRKDRVTARSPYAGATSEATPPKPSESKPWLGLAAQPTQ; from the exons ATGACGTCTTCATCTTCCCAGACGGTTTCCGGCAAGGTCCTCCCCGAGAAGCCGAGCTTCTCCCAGACCTGCAGCCTTCTCAGCCAGTACTTGAAGGAGAAGGGCACTTTCGGGGACGTCAGCCTCGGCCTGAACGGAAACG GTGTACCTGAGATGTTCCAGCCCGTTGCGGCCCCCGCCGCTACGATGAATCTTTTCCCGGTGAATGAGAAGCCTGCCGTAAAGTCCATGGACTTGTTCCCGAACGGGAAGGGAGATTCGTGTAAGAGGGTTGATTCAAG TGAGGCCACTCAGAAGAAGCTGGGGACGGCCCCGATGACCATCTTTTACGGAGGCCAAGTGATCGTGTTCAACGATTTCCCAGCCGATAAGGCGAAAGAGGTCATGATGTTGGCAAGCAAGGCGAGCTCTTCCACAGGCTCAAACCCCCACCTGGCTGCTTTCGGCGGCCCGAACTTGGCCCAAAACTCGATGAGGCCTGGTGGCATGTTTTCTCAAAACTCGATCCATGACCGGATTCACCGCCCTGCTGAACCCATTGCTAGTG ATCTGCCCATTGCTCGGAGAGCCTCGCTTCACCGATTCCTGGAGAAACGAAAAGACAG GGTCACAGCAAGATCACCTTATGCAGGGGCCACCTCGGAGGCTACTCCGCCGAAGCCGTCCGAGAGCAAGCCGTGGCTCGGCTTAGCTGCTCAACCAACACAGTAG